One Capsicum annuum cultivar UCD-10X-F1 chromosome 2, UCD10Xv1.1, whole genome shotgun sequence genomic window carries:
- the LOC124896068 gene encoding leucine-rich repeat extensin-like protein 3 — MLCCTSSHSTLLRHSPPGPPPPPNLGPSPPPAPPPGLYNAPPPPFPPPEVVHVSEYAPPPPPPPFLGPPPPAPGPPPPPYNYDLFGPSQPLNYFNPPY, encoded by the exons ATGCTATGTTGCACTTCGTCGCACAGCACCTTACT GAGACACTCTCCACCAGGTCCTCCACCTCCGCCCAATTTGGGGCCATCGCCGCCGCCAGCGCCACCTCCAGGCCTATATAATGCACCGCCACCACCTTTTCCTCCCCCAGAAGTAGTACATGTCAGTGAATATGCTCCTCCGCCTCCCCCGCCTCCATTTCTAGGGCCACCACCACCAGCTCCGGGACCACCTCCTCCACCGTATAATTATGATCTTTTTGGTCCATCCCAACCGTTGAACTACTTTAACCCACCTTACTAG